A genomic segment from Lagenorhynchus albirostris chromosome X, mLagAlb1.1, whole genome shotgun sequence encodes:
- the LOC132513939 gene encoding melanoma-associated antigen 8-like: MSELRQPEADLEAPVPAQGPVEAPLLGAAGEEAASPSSSASPGAPSFSAYAEPLSREALVALMADLVGFLLLKFRTGEPTSEAEMLSTVVREHRDHFPVVLRLVCECMQLLFGVAVKEVDPRERTYVLVPTLGLTWDAVLSDWQRTPEAGLPLLVLTMVPLFGDRVPEEEVWGKLGTLGFCGGRQLLTEVWVQTGYLKYRQVPHSDPARYEFLWGPRAYAEASKWQVLQHLLRSNSMAPRFFPSVSAGSVSDEEEGA; encoded by the coding sequence ATGAGTGAGCTCCGCCAGCCTGAGGCCGACCTTGAGGCCCCAGTCCCGGCCCAGGGTCCGGTGGAGGCGCCGCTGCTGGGGGCTGCGGGGGAGGAGGCCGCATCCCCCTCGTCCTCCGCCTCCCCTGGCGCCCCCTCCTTCTCCGCCTATGCCGAGCCCTTGTCCCGCGAGGCACTTGTTGCGCTGATGGCTGACCTGGTGGGGTTCCTGCTCCTCAAGTTTCGTACCGGGGAGCCGACCTCCGAGGCGGAGATGCTGAGTACGGTCGTCCGGGAGCATCGGGACCACTTCCCCGTGGTCCTCCGCCTCGTTTGCGAGTGCATGCAGCTGCTGTTTGGCGTGGCCGTGAAGGAGGTGGACCCCCGCGAGCGCACCTACGTCCTGGTCCCCACCCTGGGCCTCACCTGGGATGCAGTGCTGAGCGACTGGCAGCGCACGCCCGAGGCCGGCCTCCCTCTGCTGGTCCTGACCATGGTCCCCCTGTTCGGTGACCGCGTCCCTGAGGAGGAGGTGTGGGGAAAGCTAGGCACCCTGGGGTTTTGTGGCGGGAGGCAGCTGCTCACCGAAGTGTGGGTGCAGACGGGCTACCTGAAGTACCGGCAGGTGCCCCACAGCGACCCTGCCCGCTACGAGTTCCTGTGGGGTCCCCGGGCCTACGCGGAGGCCAGCAAGTGGCAGGTCCTGCAGCATCTGCTCAGGAGCAATAGCATGGCTCCCAGGTTCTTCCCATCCGTGTCTGCAGGGAGTGTGAGCGATGAGGAAGAGGGAGCCTGA
- the LOC132514085 gene encoding LOW QUALITY PROTEIN: heat shock transcription factor, X-linked member 3-like (The sequence of the model RefSeq protein was modified relative to this genomic sequence to represent the inferred CDS: inserted 2 bases in 1 codon; substituted 1 base at 1 genomic stop codon) — protein sequence MASQSSDELCTAMLGPSADAEPATWVPSRASPHPNVDSRESSEKQGDQAESPDPGSQDNPPPQGADYGVANQSILQLSLPRKLWTMAEEPAFTSVRWNDKGDMVIVEEDLFQREVLHRRGADRIFNTDSLTTFIRQMNRQGFSKIRLSSRSPGKKRLMIFCNSNFQRHKPLLIENIQRKCNLGATDQPGTSATAPKGKKPVAATRRSPQIPYNDSTTQKKAPGAQGPSATQPLLSSSTCSTSGGAGWAREHHAPSEQGGLSGQGTPWNVTSVPPLXGARELPASPTVYPAYGSEMSLYNSCLSLLPGALLATSPNKVPEVDEEXGGSSDCRRALHQQCKDHCDP from the exons ATGGCTAGTCAGAGCAGCGATGAGCTGTGTACAGCCATGCTGGGCCCATCGGCTGACGCAGAGCCAGCAACGTGGGTCCCCTCTCGTGCGTCCCCGCATCCCAACGTGGATTCACGGGAGAGTTCGGAGAAGCAGGGCGACCAAGCCGAGAGCCCAGATCCCGGCTCCCAAGACAACCCGCCACCACAGGGCGCAGACTACGGTGTGGCCAACCAGAGTATTCTTCAGCTCTCCCTCCCAAGAAAGCTCTGGACGATGGCGGAGGAGCCCGCCTTCACCTCTGTGCGCTGGAATGACAAGGGAGATATGGTGATCGTCGAGGAAGACCTCTTCCAGAGGGAGGTTCTTCACCGCAGAGGCGCAGACAGGATTTTCAACACAGACAGCTTGACGACTTTCATCCGCCAAATGAACCGGCAGGGATTCAGCAAAATACGCCTGAGCAGCCGCTCTCCAGGGAAGAAGAGGCTGATG ATCTTCTGCAACTCCAACTTTCAGAGACACAAGCCTCTGCTCATCGAGAACATTCAGAGAAAATGCAACCTGGGAGCAACTGATCAGCCCGGGACCAGCGCAACAGCCCCGAAGGGAAAGAAGCCGGTGGCTGCCACTAGACGCTCCCCACAAATCCCTTACAACGATTCCACCACCCAGAAGAAAGCCCCAGGTGCTCAGGGGCCCAGCGCTACCCAGCCTCTCCTGTCCTCTAGCACGTGCTCTACGAGCGGTGGAGCGGGATGGGCCAGGGAACACCACGCCCCCAGTGAGCAGGGCGGCCTGAGCGGGCAGGGCACTCCCTGGAATGTCACTTCTGTGCCCCCGCT TGGCGCCAGGGAACTGCCCGCCAGCCCCACGGTTTACCCGGCTTATGGCTCGGAGATGTCTCTGTACAACAGCTGTCTCTCCCTCCTGCCGGGGGCCCTTTTAGCTACGTCCCCAAACAAGGTCCCTGAGGTGGACGAGGAGTAGGGGGGCTCCTCAGACTGCAGGCGTGCtctccaccaacagtgcaaggacCACTGCGATCCCTGA
- the LOC132514082 gene encoding melanoma-associated antigen 4-like encodes MSELRQPEADLEAPVPAQGPVEAPLLGAAGEEAASPSSSASPGAPSLSAYAEPLSREALVVLMADLVGFLLLKFRTGEPTSKAEMLSTVLREHRDHFPVVFRLVCECLYLVFGVDVEEVDPRERTYVLVPTLGLTWDAVLRAGQPTPKAGLLVPVLGVITLFGDRAPEEEVWGVLGNMGVCAGKESCVYGEPRELLTKVWVQEGYLEYRQVPHSDPARYEFLWGARAYAETSKWQVLEHLLRVSSLDPRSFPSLCAGGVSDEEEGA; translated from the coding sequence ATGAGTGAGCTCCGCCAGCCTGAGGCCGACCTTGAGGCCCCAGTCCCGGCCCAGGGTCCGGTGGAGGCGCCGCTGCTGGGGGCTGCGGGGGAGGAGGCCGCATCCCCCTCGTCCTCCGCCTCCCCTGGTGCCCCTTCCCTCTCCGCCTATGCCGAGCCCTTGTCCCGCGAGGCACTTGTTGTGCTGATGGCTGACCTGGTGGGGTTCCTGCTCCTCAAGTTTCGTACCGGGGAGCCGACCTCCAAGGCGGAGATGCTGAGTACGGTCCTCCGGGAGCATCGGGACCACTTCCCCGTGGTCTTCCGCCTCGTTTGCGAGTGCCTGTATCTGGTGTTTGGCGTGGACGTGGAGGAGGTGGACCCCCGCGAGCGCACCTACGTCCTGGTCCCCACCCTGGGCCTCACCTGGGATGCAGTGCTGAGGGCCGGGCAGCCCACGCCCAAGGCCGGCCTCCTGGTGCCGGTCCTGGGCGTGATCACCCTGTTCGGTGACCGCGCCCCTGAGGAGGAGGTGTGGGGAGTGCTCGGCAACATGGGGGTGTGTGCCGGGAAGGAGTCCTGCGTCTATGGGGAGCCCAGGGAGCTGCTCACCAAAGTGTGGGTGCAGGAGGGCTACCTGGAGTACCGGCAGGTGCCCCACAGCGACCCTGCCCGCTACGAGTTCCTGTGGGGTGCCCGGGCCTACGCGGAGACCAGCAAGTGGCAGGTCCTGGAGCATCTGCTCAGGGTCAGTAGCTTGGATCCCAGGTCCTTCCCATCCCTGTGTGCAGGGGGTGTGAGCGACGAGGAAGAGGGAGCGTGA
- the EOLA2 gene encoding protein EOLA2 isoform X4 has translation MRELLGCEDTQTSGRVFSPLATKQAPSASRAAERGDGNLPGYLRIEFCGPWMVPVPGPGVETERAPVPAREALGALGDEVRLPVLPAALCGFRLKWGEDPGDAVAARAERPAAPHPGRPHRAQGLGGRGLEGAAGREAGDEPRADPGLAAGRGEVRPRSDSRAG, from the exons GTGAAGACACCCAGACAAGTGGAAGAGTGTTTTCTCCTCTGGCCACCAAGCAGGCACCCTCTGCGTCGAGAG CTGCAGAGCGGGGTGACGGTAACCTCCCGGGTTATTTGAGGATTGAATTCTGTGGTCCCTGGATGGTGCCCGTCCCAGGTCCTGGCGTGGAGACGGAACGCGCACCAGTGCCG GCGCGTGAGGCCCTGGGAGCTCTGGGAGATGAAGTTCGGCTGCCTGTCCTTCCGGCAGCCTTATGCGGGTTTCGTCTTAAATGGGGTGAAGACCCTGGAGACGCGGTGGCGGCCCGTGCTGAGCGGCCAGCGGCACCGCACCCTGGCCGTCCACATCGCGCACAGGGACTGGGAGGACGCGGCCTGGAGGGAGCTGCTGGCCGGGAGGCTGGGGATGAGCCCCGCGCAGATCCAGGCCTTGCTGCGGGACGGGGAGAAGTTCGGCCGCGGAGTGATAGCCG GGCTGGTTGA
- the EOLA2 gene encoding protein EOLA2 isoform X3, with translation MRDCSRVRPWELWEMKFGCLSFRQPYAGFVLNGVKTLETRWRPVLSGQRHRTLAVHIAHRDWEDAAWRELLAGRLGMSPAQIQALLRDGEKFGRGVIAGLVDIGDTSLCPENLGPNEVAELENQALLPNLQQKYLTALANPRWLLQPVPGRGGKDVFQVDIPEHLIPFGQEA, from the exons GCGCGTGAGGCCCTGGGAGCTCTGGGAGATGAAGTTCGGCTGCCTGTCCTTCCGGCAGCCTTATGCGGGTTTCGTCTTAAATGGGGTGAAGACCCTGGAGACGCGGTGGCGGCCCGTGCTGAGCGGCCAGCGGCACCGCACCCTGGCCGTCCACATCGCGCACAGGGACTGGGAGGACGCGGCCTGGAGGGAGCTGCTGGCCGGGAGGCTGGGGATGAGCCCCGCGCAGATCCAGGCCTTGCTGCGGGACGGGGAGAAGTTCGGCCGCGGAGTGATAGCCG GGCTGGTTGACATTGGGGACACTTCGCTGTGCCCGGAAAACTTAGGTCCCAACGAGGTTGCGGAGCTGGAGAATCAAGCCCTGCTGCCCAACCTGCAGCAGAAGTACCTGACTGCGCTTGCCAACCCCCGCTGGCTGCTGCAGCCTGTCCCCGGGAGAGGCGGGAAGGACGTCTTCCAGGTGGACATCCCCGAGCACCTGATCCCCTTTGGGCAGGAGGCCTGA
- the EOLA2 gene encoding protein EOLA2 isoform X1 encodes MSSEAGTSGCLTVLVLCFHRRVRPWELWEMKFGCLSFRQPYAGFVLNGVKTLETRWRPVLSGQRHRTLAVHIAHRDWEDAAWRELLAGRLGMSPAQIQALLRDGEKFGRGVIAGLVDIGDTSLCPENLGPNEVAELENQALLPNLQQKYLTALANPRWLLQPVPGRGGKDVFQVDIPEHLIPFGQEA; translated from the exons ATGAGCTCGGAGGCCGGCACGTCAGGCTGCTTGACCGTTCTGGTTCTGTGTTTCCACAGGCGCGTGAGGCCCTGGGAGCTCTGGGAGATGAAGTTCGGCTGCCTGTCCTTCCGGCAGCCTTATGCGGGTTTCGTCTTAAATGGGGTGAAGACCCTGGAGACGCGGTGGCGGCCCGTGCTGAGCGGCCAGCGGCACCGCACCCTGGCCGTCCACATCGCGCACAGGGACTGGGAGGACGCGGCCTGGAGGGAGCTGCTGGCCGGGAGGCTGGGGATGAGCCCCGCGCAGATCCAGGCCTTGCTGCGGGACGGGGAGAAGTTCGGCCGCGGAGTGATAGCCG GGCTGGTTGACATTGGGGACACTTCGCTGTGCCCGGAAAACTTAGGTCCCAACGAGGTTGCGGAGCTGGAGAATCAAGCCCTGCTGCCCAACCTGCAGCAGAAGTACCTGACTGCGCTTGCCAACCCCCGCTGGCTGCTGCAGCCTGTCCCCGGGAGAGGCGGGAAGGACGTCTTCCAGGTGGACATCCCCGAGCACCTGATCCCCTTTGGGCAGGAGGCCTGA
- the EOLA2 gene encoding protein EOLA2 isoform X5 → MKFGCLSFRQPYAGFVLNGVKTLETRWRPVLSGQRHRTLAVHIAHRDWEDAAWRELLAGRLGMSPAQIQALLRDGEKFGRGVIAGLVDIGDTSLCPENLGPNEVAELENQALLPNLQQKYLTALANPRWLLQPVPGRGGKDVFQVDIPEHLIPFGQEA, encoded by the exons ATGAAGTTCGGCTGCCTGTCCTTCCGGCAGCCTTATGCGGGTTTCGTCTTAAATGGGGTGAAGACCCTGGAGACGCGGTGGCGGCCCGTGCTGAGCGGCCAGCGGCACCGCACCCTGGCCGTCCACATCGCGCACAGGGACTGGGAGGACGCGGCCTGGAGGGAGCTGCTGGCCGGGAGGCTGGGGATGAGCCCCGCGCAGATCCAGGCCTTGCTGCGGGACGGGGAGAAGTTCGGCCGCGGAGTGATAGCCG GGCTGGTTGACATTGGGGACACTTCGCTGTGCCCGGAAAACTTAGGTCCCAACGAGGTTGCGGAGCTGGAGAATCAAGCCCTGCTGCCCAACCTGCAGCAGAAGTACCTGACTGCGCTTGCCAACCCCCGCTGGCTGCTGCAGCCTGTCCCCGGGAGAGGCGGGAAGGACGTCTTCCAGGTGGACATCCCCGAGCACCTGATCCCCTTTGGGCAGGAGGCCTGA